Proteins encoded in a region of the Atopobium sp. oral taxon 416 genome:
- a CDS encoding transposase: protein MRAAMEGIVAYARHHISSGRVEGTNCMIKTLRRAG, encoded by the coding sequence ATGCGCGCAGCGATGGAGGGGATCGTCGCCTATGCCCGCCACCATATCAGCAGCGGCAGGGTCGAAGGGACCAACTGCATGATCAAGACGCTCAGGAGGGCAGGCTAG
- a CDS encoding ABC transporter substrate-binding protein: MTLRKHTPVLFMIVALLALTLCGGCAQSDTSNSSDSDDTQQEQQSDTKTITDAYGRQVEVPTQVNTAATVGSGARLVVYAGGKYKLIAVTDMETNPGMNRPYAMAYKDLFADLPSTSNGNHLNQTNVNAEQLMQLKPDTIISSRSADECDQLQQTTGIPVIGVSYQNQLFSNGIYDSISCVGEALDTQDHAQSVISKMKEWKQDLDNRIASVPQDSKPSVYVGAINYRGKKSWTGTYAHYTPTDILQANNVADSTGQDGAIDVSLEQIGQWDPDYIFLDAANSDVIDQDYENNPDFFSNLSATRSGNLYTQPSYNFNGTNVGTGICDTYFIGATIYPDAFSDVNLDDKYREIYTTMLDGYDFYTDMQQNGETFSTFPPLS, from the coding sequence ATGACGCTCAGAAAACACACCCCTGTGCTCTTTATGATCGTGGCGCTCCTGGCGCTCACCCTCTGCGGGGGCTGCGCACAGAGCGATACTTCAAATTCGTCCGATTCTGACGACACCCAGCAAGAACAGCAAAGCGACACGAAGACCATCACCGATGCCTATGGCAGACAGGTAGAGGTCCCCACGCAGGTCAACACGGCCGCGACTGTAGGATCTGGCGCTCGGCTGGTCGTCTACGCCGGTGGCAAGTACAAGCTCATTGCCGTCACCGATATGGAGACCAACCCGGGCATGAACCGCCCATACGCAATGGCGTACAAGGACCTCTTCGCCGATCTTCCCTCCACGAGCAACGGCAACCACCTGAATCAGACAAATGTAAACGCCGAGCAGCTGATGCAGCTCAAGCCGGATACGATCATCTCGAGCAGAAGCGCCGACGAGTGCGATCAACTCCAGCAGACGACCGGCATTCCGGTCATCGGCGTCTCCTACCAAAACCAACTCTTCAGCAATGGGATCTATGACTCAATCTCCTGTGTTGGCGAGGCCTTGGACACCCAAGACCATGCTCAGTCCGTCATCTCCAAGATGAAGGAGTGGAAGCAGGATCTGGACAACCGCATCGCCTCTGTTCCGCAGGATTCGAAACCCTCCGTGTATGTCGGCGCAATCAACTACCGCGGCAAGAAGAGCTGGACCGGCACCTACGCCCACTACACTCCCACCGATATTCTGCAGGCGAACAACGTCGCAGACTCTACAGGGCAGGATGGCGCGATCGACGTCTCCCTTGAGCAGATTGGCCAGTGGGATCCAGACTACATCTTCCTCGACGCCGCCAACAGCGATGTGATTGACCAGGACTACGAGAACAACCCGGACTTCTTCAGCAACCTCAGCGCGACCAGATCTGGTAACCTGTACACGCAGCCTTCATATAACTTTAACGGTACCAATGTCGGGACCGGCATCTGTGACACCTACTTCATCGGCGCCACTATCTACCCAGATGCCTTCTCAGATGTCAACCTCGACGACAAATACCGCGAGATCTATACGACGATGCTTGATGGGTATGATTTCTACACCGACATGCAGCAGAACGGTGAGACCTTCTCGACGTTCCCGCCGCTGTCGTAA
- the pyk gene encoding pyruvate kinase yields MQKRTKIVCTMGPATDDDKVLEQLILNGMNVARFNFSHGTHEYHRKNIERVRAMSKKLGIPVAIMLDTKGPEIRTGLLKDHKPIQFNVGEHTTVTTDNTIVGTHDLISLDYKNLAHEVKPGTKLLIDDGLIGLKVESVEGEEVHCVVESGGELGERKGVNVPNLFLNLPSVTEQDRSDITFGCKLGIDAIAASFIRDANAVKEIRQICYENGQRHIDIFPKIESALGVKNFDEILAASNGCMVARGDLGVEVPTEKVPHIQKTIIRKCNLVYKPVITATQMLDSMIRNPRPTRAEANDVANAVYDGTDCVMLSGETAAGHYPVEAVKTMASICMETEKYLQQRETYHEREGLRNVNSSIGFAAVTTAQRVNAKCIIAPTHSGRTARLISNFRPHLPIIALSPSDHTIRKCCFYWGVEAIKSVEQGSLSATLYESLDVTKEHKFIDSGDIVVLTAGDPQTSPSQGDYITSTNMLMVAQVQ; encoded by the coding sequence ATGCAGAAGCGGACGAAGATCGTTTGCACCATGGGACCTGCAACGGACGACGACAAAGTACTGGAGCAGCTCATCCTCAACGGTATGAATGTCGCACGGTTTAACTTCAGCCATGGCACACATGAGTATCACCGTAAGAATATTGAGCGCGTTCGCGCAATGTCAAAGAAGCTTGGCATCCCTGTTGCCATTATGCTCGACACCAAAGGCCCTGAGATCCGTACCGGCCTGCTGAAGGATCACAAGCCCATCCAATTCAACGTCGGTGAGCACACCACGGTCACGACCGACAACACGATCGTGGGCACCCACGACCTCATCTCGCTGGACTACAAGAATCTGGCCCACGAGGTCAAGCCAGGCACTAAGCTTCTGATCGACGACGGACTCATCGGCCTCAAGGTCGAGTCCGTCGAGGGAGAAGAGGTCCACTGCGTCGTCGAGTCTGGCGGCGAGTTGGGCGAGCGCAAGGGCGTCAACGTCCCGAACCTCTTCCTCAACCTCCCCTCCGTCACCGAGCAGGACCGCTCTGATATCACCTTCGGCTGCAAGCTCGGTATCGACGCAATCGCTGCCTCCTTCATCCGCGATGCGAACGCCGTCAAGGAGATCCGCCAGATCTGCTATGAGAACGGCCAGCGCCACATCGACATCTTCCCGAAGATCGAGAGCGCCCTGGGTGTCAAAAACTTCGACGAGATCCTCGCAGCTTCCAACGGCTGCATGGTCGCCCGTGGTGACCTGGGCGTTGAGGTTCCGACCGAAAAAGTCCCACACATCCAGAAGACCATTATCAGAAAGTGCAACCTAGTCTATAAGCCGGTCATCACCGCAACCCAGATGCTTGACTCCATGATCAGAAACCCACGCCCGACCCGCGCTGAAGCCAACGATGTCGCAAACGCCGTCTATGACGGCACCGACTGCGTCATGCTCTCCGGTGAGACCGCAGCAGGCCACTATCCAGTTGAGGCTGTGAAGACAATGGCATCAATCTGCATGGAGACCGAGAAGTACCTGCAGCAGCGTGAGACCTACCACGAGCGTGAAGGCCTACGCAACGTGAACAGCTCCATCGGATTCGCCGCTGTCACGACCGCGCAGCGCGTCAACGCCAAGTGCATCATCGCTCCGACACACTCTGGCAGAACCGCACGCCTGATCTCAAACTTCCGTCCGCATCTTCCGATCATCGCGCTGTCCCCCTCTGACCACACAATCCGCAAGTGCTGCTTCTATTGGGGTGTTGAGGCAATTAAGTCCGTCGAGCAGGGTTCGCTCTCCGCGACGCTCTATGAATCCCTCGATGTCACTAAGGAGCACAAGTTCATCGACTCGGGCGACATTGTCGTGCTGACCGCAGGCGATCCTCAGACCTCACCGTCACAGGGCGACTATATCACGTCTACTAACATGTTGATGGTGGCACAGGTCCAATAG
- a CDS encoding iron ABC transporter permease, protein MTQTHPYKTSKVTAAVASYTAYGGYIKHKRRVIVIMALITFVLAMISMGLGAYTLSLAQIVQGMFNASPDPTVDAIIQNIRLPRVLSAIVSGIALALAGCTYQATLRNPLASASTLGISQGAAFGASVAIILFADSTATSAVATVGSSTANPYLTGICAFIGAILSTVIILGLSSLRDMSSESIVLLGVALSAVFTAGTTLIQYFASDDQVATVIFWTFGDLTRVSTQQLRLLSIITAAGAIFIFCNRWNYNALETGDTLAYGLGISVKGVRLSNTIIASLLASSVIACAGIINFVGLIAPHIMRRILGADYRYLLPASALCGSCVLIVADMLCNLLIPPTILPVSAITSLIGAPIFIYLLFKGVRH, encoded by the coding sequence ATGACACAAACGCATCCCTACAAAACATCTAAAGTAACCGCCGCCGTGGCAAGCTATACTGCCTACGGCGGCTATATTAAACACAAACGCCGTGTGATTGTCATAATGGCACTCATAACGTTTGTGCTCGCAATGATCTCGATGGGACTGGGAGCCTATACGCTCTCCCTTGCGCAGATCGTCCAGGGTATGTTCAACGCATCCCCAGATCCCACTGTTGATGCAATCATCCAAAACATTCGCCTGCCTAGGGTCCTCAGCGCGATTGTCTCCGGCATTGCGCTCGCACTTGCCGGCTGCACCTATCAGGCGACGCTGAGAAATCCCCTGGCTTCTGCAAGTACCCTCGGTATCTCCCAAGGCGCCGCATTCGGAGCCTCCGTCGCGATCATCCTCTTTGCGGACAGCACCGCCACCTCAGCGGTTGCTACGGTGGGTTCCTCCACTGCTAACCCCTACCTCACCGGCATCTGCGCCTTTATCGGCGCGATACTCTCCACTGTTATTATTCTCGGACTCTCGAGCTTGCGTGACATGAGCTCCGAGAGCATCGTCCTGCTCGGCGTCGCCCTCTCGGCGGTCTTCACCGCAGGCACCACCTTGATCCAATACTTCGCCTCCGACGACCAGGTCGCTACCGTCATCTTTTGGACCTTCGGGGATCTGACCCGCGTCTCAACCCAACAGCTACGGCTGCTCAGCATCATTACAGCAGCCGGTGCGATCTTCATCTTCTGCAACCGGTGGAACTACAACGCCCTTGAGACTGGCGACACCCTCGCCTATGGGTTGGGCATCTCCGTCAAGGGGGTCAGGCTCTCCAACACGATTATCGCATCGTTGCTTGCTTCTTCGGTCATCGCCTGCGCCGGCATCATCAACTTTGTCGGGTTGATCGCTCCCCACATTATGCGCCGCATCTTGGGTGCGGATTACCGCTATCTGCTCCCTGCCAGCGCGCTGTGTGGGTCCTGCGTCTTGATCGTTGCGGATATGCTCTGCAACCTCCTGATCCCCCCGACTATCCTGCCGGTCTCTGCAATCACCTCCCTCATCGGTGCCCCCATCTTCATCTATCTACTCTTCAAGGGGGTTCGTCACTGA
- a CDS encoding 2-hydroxyacid dehydrogenase, whose product MKFLFYETKSYDRDSFTKVLPDYPDVQCDFIRANLDPMTAGLAKGYDGVCAFVNADVSALTLEALAGLNVKLVLMRCAGFDAVNVPMAKKLGMTVVRVPAYSPQAIAEHAMGLALCANRHIHKGYIRVRENNFSLEGLVGENFYHKTAGIIGTGRIGAALAHICKGFSMHVLGADLYPNQKLVDEGIVDEYVDYDELYQRADFISLHAFLNKDSYHLINDNSIAEMKDGVVFVNTARGALVDTNALIRGIRSGKLGAVGLDVYEEENANVYKDRESDILRHSVTARLCSFPNVVMTSHQAFFTKEALEQIAKCTIENAEHYTKHEDYIPKSVVTAPGVD is encoded by the coding sequence ATGAAATTCCTGTTTTACGAAACCAAGAGCTATGACAGAGATTCCTTTACGAAAGTGTTACCGGACTATCCTGATGTCCAATGCGACTTCATCAGAGCAAACCTCGATCCTATGACCGCCGGTTTGGCTAAAGGGTATGACGGTGTCTGCGCCTTCGTAAACGCTGATGTGTCCGCTCTAACGCTCGAGGCGCTCGCTGGCCTGAACGTAAAGCTCGTCCTTATGCGCTGTGCCGGCTTCGATGCGGTCAACGTACCTATGGCAAAGAAGCTCGGCATGACTGTCGTCCGCGTTCCAGCCTATTCACCGCAGGCGATCGCAGAGCACGCAATGGGCTTGGCTCTGTGCGCTAACCGTCACATCCACAAGGGTTACATCCGTGTTCGCGAAAACAACTTCTCCCTTGAGGGCCTCGTCGGCGAGAACTTCTATCACAAGACTGCCGGCATCATCGGCACCGGCCGTATCGGTGCCGCACTGGCCCATATCTGCAAGGGCTTCAGCATGCACGTCCTGGGCGCTGACCTCTACCCGAACCAGAAGCTCGTTGACGAGGGCATCGTCGATGAGTACGTCGACTACGACGAGCTCTATCAACGCGCTGACTTCATCTCCCTGCATGCCTTCCTCAACAAGGATTCCTACCACCTGATCAACGACAACTCCATCGCAGAGATGAAGGACGGTGTCGTCTTCGTTAACACCGCTCGTGGTGCACTTGTTGATACGAACGCTCTGATTCGTGGCATCCGTTCTGGAAAACTCGGCGCTGTGGGCCTCGATGTCTACGAGGAAGAGAACGCAAACGTCTACAAGGACCGTGAGTCCGACATTCTGCGTCACTCTGTAACCGCACGTCTCTGCTCCTTCCCGAACGTTGTTATGACCTCACATCAGGCCTTCTTCACCAAGGAAGCACTCGAGCAGATTGCAAAGTGCACGATTGAGAACGCTGAGCACTACACGAAGCACGAGGACTACATCCCGAAGAGCGTCGTTACCGCTCCTGGCGTCGATTAG
- a CDS encoding ABC transporter ATP-binding protein, producing MLELDHINFAYPHGNALLHDVSLSVKPACFTALLGKNGCGKSTLLSLIMGILHPASGTITLDGEDLPHMERGLRAKKICMVAQREEATHTTVFDAVLMGRKPYIESAPRQEDFDAVADILARLNLSHHALSYMDELSGGERQVATLARAFVQQTDYLLLDEPTNNLDPYNQQEIMQLVHHEVNDRGIGVLAVMHDINLALQYCDRFILMKEGSIKTVGDSSVITEATIRDIYGMKVDVITHNGTRVVIPHTLK from the coding sequence ATGCTTGAGCTCGATCACATCAACTTTGCCTATCCCCACGGCAATGCCCTGTTACATGACGTCTCACTCTCTGTGAAACCTGCCTGCTTCACGGCCCTGTTGGGGAAAAACGGCTGCGGGAAATCGACCTTACTCTCTCTGATCATGGGGATCCTGCATCCCGCTTCCGGCACCATCACACTCGACGGCGAAGACTTGCCGCATATGGAGCGGGGCCTGCGCGCCAAAAAGATCTGCATGGTCGCCCAGCGTGAGGAGGCTACCCACACTACAGTCTTCGACGCAGTGCTGATGGGCAGAAAACCCTACATTGAAAGTGCTCCCCGACAGGAAGACTTCGATGCGGTCGCAGACATCCTGGCACGGCTCAATCTCTCCCACCATGCCCTCTCCTATATGGATGAGCTCTCCGGCGGTGAACGACAAGTCGCAACCTTGGCACGCGCCTTTGTCCAGCAGACCGACTATCTTCTCTTGGATGAGCCGACCAACAACCTAGACCCCTACAATCAGCAAGAGATCATGCAGTTGGTGCACCACGAGGTGAACGATCGCGGGATCGGCGTACTTGCCGTGATGCACGACATCAACTTAGCCCTCCAGTATTGTGACCGGTTTATCCTGATGAAGGAAGGGAGCATCAAGACCGTTGGCGACTCCTCAGTTATCACCGAGGCAACCATTCGCGATATCTACGGGATGAAAGTCGACGTAATCACCCATAATGGGACCAGGGTAGTTATCCCACACACGTTGAAATAG
- a CDS encoding alpha-amylase family glycosyl hydrolase yields MTENKNSDFTAQIGTSLKQWREVSHKSIDQVAQESGVSSEVVSQIEQGDSWMRIDDVLKVAQTLGLLEKLKQAFAALEAAPVEQQEEQTEASTNTLEPEAQEGNAQEEVQPKQQDKPQPQPAPAVEQPWLTEANWYDGSMVYQIYPLGLTGAPWRNDGSAEGATNDDPHRLLKIIDDGWIVQAKKLGATCIMLNPVFESDSHGYDTRDYTKVDSRLGTNEDLRAVVDAAHQQGIKVILDAVLNHVGRGFWAFQDVIKNRQDSKYVGWFNIDWNSNSPYNDGFSYESWQGVSELVQLNHNNLELNNYLNDVILRWEKEFDIDGLRLDVAYCLDPGYLKYLRQTANQLTEKRHQKFLLMGETMFGDYNQWMGDDACDTVYNYEAYKGLWGSMNSSNMHEIAYSLERQSGDKPWDLYTGKHLFNFLDNHDTSRIASTLNDKKQLKPLYGLLFGMPGVPAVYYGSEWGIEGEKKFGDHEQRPSLDKPEWNDLTDWIQTLTKARLTTAGAEALCEGDYHELLCQPKQLVFQRACESGRVIVAINADSKPAHLDFNAQCGQGTNLITGEQHDFGGGSDLGAYDTAYWLCEK; encoded by the coding sequence ATGACTGAGAACAAGAACAGCGACTTCACCGCCCAAATCGGTACCTCGCTGAAACAGTGGAGAGAAGTCTCCCATAAATCAATTGACCAAGTGGCTCAGGAGAGCGGCGTCTCTAGTGAGGTCGTCTCACAGATTGAGCAGGGAGACTCCTGGATGAGAATCGACGATGTCCTGAAGGTTGCACAGACCTTGGGGCTGCTTGAGAAGCTTAAGCAGGCTTTTGCGGCACTTGAAGCAGCACCTGTCGAACAGCAGGAGGAGCAGACCGAAGCGTCCACGAACACGCTGGAACCTGAAGCGCAAGAAGGCAACGCTCAAGAAGAAGTTCAACCCAAACAGCAGGACAAGCCACAACCGCAACCTGCACCTGCTGTGGAGCAGCCTTGGCTCACCGAGGCAAACTGGTACGACGGCTCAATGGTCTATCAGATCTATCCGTTGGGCCTCACCGGCGCACCTTGGAGAAACGACGGCAGCGCTGAAGGTGCTACCAACGACGATCCGCACCGTCTTTTGAAGATCATCGATGACGGCTGGATCGTCCAGGCCAAGAAACTCGGCGCCACCTGCATTATGCTGAACCCAGTTTTCGAGAGCGATTCACACGGCTATGACACCCGCGACTATACGAAGGTTGACAGCCGCTTGGGCACCAATGAGGACCTTAGGGCGGTCGTCGATGCCGCGCACCAGCAGGGCATCAAGGTCATTCTCGACGCCGTACTCAACCACGTCGGCCGTGGCTTCTGGGCTTTCCAAGATGTTATCAAGAACAGACAAGACAGCAAGTACGTCGGCTGGTTCAACATCGACTGGAACAGCAACTCCCCTTACAATGACGGCTTCAGCTACGAGTCCTGGCAGGGCGTCAGTGAGCTTGTGCAGCTCAACCACAACAACCTCGAGCTCAACAACTACCTCAACGATGTAATCCTGCGATGGGAAAAGGAGTTCGATATCGACGGACTGAGACTGGACGTCGCTTACTGCCTGGATCCGGGATACCTGAAGTATCTCCGTCAGACGGCCAACCAACTCACTGAAAAACGCCATCAGAAGTTCCTACTAATGGGTGAAACGATGTTCGGTGACTACAACCAGTGGATGGGCGACGACGCCTGCGACACCGTCTACAACTACGAGGCCTACAAAGGCCTGTGGGGCTCAATGAACTCCTCCAACATGCATGAGATCGCCTACAGTCTGGAGCGCCAGAGTGGCGACAAGCCGTGGGACCTATACACTGGTAAGCACCTGTTCAACTTCCTCGATAACCACGACACCAGCCGTATCGCCTCAACGCTGAACGATAAGAAGCAGCTGAAGCCGCTCTACGGCCTGCTCTTTGGCATGCCGGGCGTGCCTGCGGTCTACTACGGCAGCGAATGGGGCATCGAGGGCGAGAAGAAGTTCGGCGACCACGAGCAGCGTCCGTCACTTGACAAGCCCGAGTGGAACGACCTCACCGACTGGATCCAAACTCTCACCAAGGCCCGCCTCACGACCGCCGGAGCCGAAGCGCTATGCGAGGGAGACTATCACGAGCTCCTGTGCCAGCCGAAACAATTAGTCTTCCAGCGTGCTTGCGAGAGCGGCCGTGTCATCGTCGCAATCAACGCGGATTCAAAACCGGCACACCTTGACTTCAACGCCCAATGTGGGCAGGGAACCAATCTGATCACCGGTGAGCAGCACGACTTCGGTGGTGGCTCTGATCTGGGCGCGTACGACACCGCCTACTGGCTCTGCGAGAAATAA